Proteins encoded within one genomic window of Micropterus dolomieu isolate WLL.071019.BEF.003 ecotype Adirondacks unplaced genomic scaffold, ASM2129224v1 contig_8229, whole genome shotgun sequence:
- the LOC123965045 gene encoding cytochrome c oxidase assembly protein COX11, mitochondrial, with the protein MLLHLLVRQPLCCPQLLTRCVRTLRCDAARTLHSQAEHFLRRRLPLRFSTQSRGAKSRNRKSESQEEAWKTRNKTVLTYITAAGVGMIGLSYAAVPLYRLYCQASGLGGTAVAGHDADLVETMKPVKERVLKITFNADRHASMQWNFKPQQTEIFVVPGETALAFYRAKNPTDKPIVGISTYNVVPFEAGQYFNKIQCFCFEEQRLNPHEEVDMPVFFYIDPEFDEDPRMARVDTITLSYTFFEAKEGQTLPLPGYGRK; encoded by the exons ATGCTGCTCCACCTCCTGGTACGTCAGCCCCTCTGCTGCCCTCAGTTGTTAACACGATGCGTCCGGACTCTTCGCTGCGACGCTGCGAGGACGCTGCACTCTCAGGCTGAGCACTTCCTGCGGCGGAGGCTTCCCCTGCGCTTCAGCACACAGAGCCGGGGCGCCAAGAGCCGAAACAGGAAGTCCGAGAGCCAGGAGGAGGCGTGGAAAACCAGGAACAAGACGGTGCTGACGTACATCACCGCCGCCGGGGTGGGGATGATCGGCCTGTCGTACGCTGCAGTGCCGCTCTACAGGCTCTACTGCCAG gcGTCGGGGCTCGGCGGCACGGCGGTGGCCGGCCACGACGCAGATCTGGTGGAGACGATGAAACCGGTGAAGGAACGCGTCCTCAAGATCACCTTCAACGCCGACCGTCACGCCAGCATGCAGTGGAACTTCAAACCGCAGCAGACGGAGATCTTT GTGGTTCCAGGTGAGACGGCGCTGGCTTTCTACAGAGCGAAGAACCCCACAGACAAACCCATCGTGGGCATCTCCACCTACAACGTGGTGCCCTTTGAGGCGGGACAGTACTTCAACAAGATCCAG TGTTTCTGCTTCGAGGAGCAGCGTCTGAACCCTCACGAGGAGGTGGACATGCCCGTCTTCTTCTACATCGACCCGGAGTTCGACGAGGACCCCCGGATGGCCCGAGTGGACACCATCACCCTCTCCTACACCTTCTTCGAGGCCAAGGAGGGTCAGACGCTGCCTCTGCCCGGATACGGCCGCAAGTGA